In Lolium rigidum isolate FL_2022 chromosome 7, APGP_CSIRO_Lrig_0.1, whole genome shotgun sequence, the DNA window ctttttcagtaccacaaaagggtgttttctcaacaatagctatatgagatagatcaagagaaaaatcataatctttatccctaatatttataggagatgtggcaaatttaggatcgggagacagtttatatctaacagtgtgttctgcaagcaactttttaatttttcttgcatcagtagtagcattgcatttttcaataaaatcatcatcgagctccacataatcttcctcaagatcatcactagagtattcaagttcaggtgaactaacaggtgtagtagcattaggagtttcaagtattttcaatttgtctagatttagcaattgtagcatctagaaaagatcccaatgaaccactatcatcaagcacagcagtaaacattatcaatattatgagagtgttcagattcagcagatgtatccgcatgcgaagcatgtggcggtgaaacaagtttatcaatcacggatggtgaatcaagagcaagcagaggtattcagaattgtaccttttcttgtagtggatggtaatatggcgatcttagtatcgcgaggtttacccatgatggagaatttgcagcgaacaatattaatccaagtgaacttccaaataaagctatgctccccggcaacggcgccataaaatagtcttgatgacccacaagtataggggatcgcaacagtcttcgagggaagtattacccaatttattgattcgacataaggggagacaaagaacacttggaagccttaacaacggagttgtcaattcagttgcactggaaacggacttgctcgcaagagtttatcaagagtaacagctttatagcaagagcagtagtgaaataacggcagcagagtaacaaagacaagcagtagtgattatagtaaacaagcaggattaaaataccgtaggcacggggacggatgacgggcgttgcatggatgagagaaactcatgtaacaatcatagcagggcatttgcgtgataataataaaacggtgtccaagtactaatcaatcaataggcatgtgttccaattatagtcgtacgtgctcgcaatgagaaacttgcacaacatcttttgtcctaccagccggtggcagccgggcctcaagggaaactatcggatattaaggtactccttttaatagagtaccggagcaaagcattaacactccgtgaacacatgtgatcctcacatcgctaccatcccctccggttgtcccaattcttgtcacttcggggcctttggttccggacagcgacatgtgtatacaacttataggtaagaccataaacaatgaatatcttgatgaagcaataacatgttcagatctgagatcatggcactcgggccctagtgacaagcattaagcataacaagttgcaacaatatcataaaagtaccatctacggacactaggcactatgccctaacaatcttatgctattacatgaccaatctcatccaatccctaccatccccttcacctacagcgggggaattactcacacatggatgggggaaacatggctggttgatgtagaggcgttggcggtgatggcggtgatgatctcctccaattccccgtcccggcggagtgccataacggagacttctggctcccgcgacggagtttcgcgatgtggcggcgttctggagggtttctggcgacttcgacttctctccgtgtgtttttaggtcgaaacgaataagtagtccgaaggagggcgtcggaggccggccgagggggccacaccacctagccgcgcgggccccccctgggccgcgccacctggtggtgtggggccctcgggcctccacttcaagttcccttctggctccgttagtttcctgggaaaatagggccttctgcataaattccgaggtttttcccgaaagttggatttctgcacaaaaacgagacaccagagtagttctgctgaaaacagcgttagtccgtgttagttgcatccaaaatacacaaattagaggtcaaacaatagcaaaagtgttcgggaaagtagatacgttttggacgtatcaacaaccATTTCATCAATGATCACCCTAAACACAAGGCATAAAAGATGATCAAGATGGATTCATGAAACGAGAAAGGAGGAGACACCATGCCGGTGTATATTGTGAAATGATAGGCCCCAACCACCAAAATGAGGCAAACAAGAAAGCCCCTCCACCATCGCTAGGCAGAAATGAACCAATAATGCCGTGATCTAACAACAAAAGCGGCATCAAAAGCAAACACTGCATTATGCTTCATAATTTGGATGTGCATAATAGTCTTGTTATGCACTTATGCTTGTTAATATTAAGATATCGATGCATGCTATACTTGTCTTGATACTTGGACATAAAAAAACCCTCCATCTTCAGGCTACAACCTAGTTGCTAGGGCCAATACCCTATTCATCAAACAATTCtgttcctctccttgttgtgtagTGGTTTCATGTTACTCACTAGAGCCCAGGATGCTCCTTTGCGAGTGACCACGAAACGAGCGTGACGTTGTGAGTCCCACCTGCGAAGGAGGCGACCTTATGCCCTCCCACAAGAGTGACACAACCTTATCCTTCCTAGCCCGTCTTCCCTGCACCTCTCCCCCAACTCCCTCTCCCACGCCATGCCATCCAACCTCGTTGGAGCCGACGGAGAAGGCGGCGATGAGTCTAGAGTGAGCCAACAACAAGCTCTAAACTTGGGATCGGAGGGTGCGTGTTCCGTTGACACCAGCAAAGAAAGGGGAGGAGAGGGCTTCGAGGGATGGTTGAGGCTGCGCGGGAGCTACACCGATCACGAGTGGCGGTTCCAGGTGCTTTGCTCGACCTCGGTTCGTGTGGGGTAGTGCCGAAGGTAAGGAAGAAATggtttagggctagggttttAATTTTATCATTTTGCTGTCTCAAAGTGACCCCACATTTCGTATCACGTGGATGGCCGCCAATAAGCAACCATAGTCTACCACCCCTTCATCccaaaccactcgtacttgcatgtTCCGTTTTACTCGATGGCATATAGATTCAATCGGTTTGTCTTCTCTCTTCACCTCCACTTCTACCATTCTCCACAACAGATTTGCAATTGCATTTGTTCCCTAACGAGCAAACACTAATCATCTtcaccatgttttttttttgcatttccaTTTATTGGCTTCAAAAAAATGTTAAGGTGGTCAACTTTCTTCCTAGTGGCAAGTGTGGTGACAAATCTCCCTAGAAAATTAAGAAAACAAGATATTTCTATTTTCAAAAAAGTATTCCAATTCGATAAATCGCGGAATTATCCTGTTTGGAAGTATTTATGACGACAACAAACAGTCAAACGTTTCCGTTTTAGCTGAAAACTGACGAAGTGGAGAAGAAGAAGCGATGAGTGTTTTCCTTGCGCCACGTTTCGCAAATAACCTTCTTCCCCGAGGCCGAAGCCGCGTCAAACAAAATAACCTCGTGCGGTGCGAGCTCCCCTCCCCAcctggcctcctcctccctctctctctctcccctctccgCTCGCCAATTCCCTCGCCATCTACCCCCCACCCACGCGCCCACCGGAACCCGCCGCCCTCGACGGCGAATCCGCGGCGCCCGCCCCGCGAATCCGGGCCGCCCGCGCGCGCCCAGATCCGCACCCCCGCGGCGCCCCCGGATGTCATGAGCCGCCCCCATTTGCCCGCAAACCCGCGCGCAAATGGCTTCTTCGACGGCGCGGGCCGCCGCCTCTGCGAgatcgaggaggcggcggccgccgtagccgccgccgacCAGCCCTGGTCGGGCTCGCCGTCGCAGTCCACCTCCCCGTCCTCGGCCTCGTCGCTGCCCATGTCCTCCTGCGGCCAGTACATGCTGCACCGGGTCGGCAAGTTCGACACCCTCGCCGGCGTCGCCATCAAGTACGGCGTCGAGGTAATGTCACGAACGGGACTCATCTTCTCGCCAGGGCCTACTGTTTTTATATTACATTTGGAATATCAGAGACAGAGAGGATATAAAATAACAACGGTCTTTAACTTCTACCTGTTCTTGGTAGCCTCCCTGTTGTATATCGGCGATAATACGTTTTGAATTATTTGCTCATGCTGAATTGCTGATGTGTAGGTAGCCGACATCAAGAGGCTGAATAGCCTCTCCACTGACCTCCAGATGTTTGGCCACAAGACGCTGCGGATTCCGCTCCCTGGAAGGCATCCTCCCTCGCCTTTCCAGCACAACGGTTCATACGACGGCGATGACAGGTACTACATACAATGCTAACTTTACATTTGCTTTTTAACatttttttccttcttccggAAAAGCGTTAGCATTCTACTTACTTAAACCATGCCACTAGTGAGTTGACATGTTGTAGTGCTATTAAAAACGTGTTGTGCATTTTTTTCTGCGAATGTAGTGTTGTACATATTGATTACATCCTTACGAGTTTGTTCAGACATGTAGAAGGATCAAATGGGTAATAAcacattgggtttgatttcagctCTAGTCAAGGTAGTTGGATTGGCTATGAACTACTGTTATCTTTTGAAATTGTAGTGTTATAAGTTGGAATGGAAGTCTTACGCAAAGTTATCTTATTGTACCTCATATTGCTGCGTTTATTACTTTTTAGCTGGACCATGTCTCTTTTATGGAACCAATTCTGCCTAAAGCTTTTCCTTCACAAAAAACTCAACTTTATATTTTGTATATTTTATTCCTATTTGAAGCGAATGCATGCACACTTCCGTAAGGTGTATGTCGTTACGGGAGGAGTTGGAGTACAAAATTTGTGGCTAGCCAATTTGTCTCTATGATGCGCAGTTAATCAGTTTGGTCGTTACATAACTTAGCAATTTTGAATTCTCACTGCACAAAGGGATTTCCATGTATATTTGGGCAGTTGTTGCCTGTCTTGTCATGTTCTATAGTTCATCAAGTGACCATATTGAACATAAGTTAAGCTGACACACGAATAGCCTTGAAGATgggggaaatgaaaaaaaaaaacacatttttGATGAACTTGTGAACATGTCTCAGTCTCTCGATCATCTTGTACATTACTGGACATATTTTTCTCCTTCTGATTAAGGTGTGTAGACACTTTCTAAAATAAATTCAACAAAATGCACACACTTTCTATGAGCAGGAAGTGGTTTTAGTAAATTCAACTCCACTAGAGTTTCATCCATGGTCTCTTATAGATTCTAATATCCTGTTCTAGTTGGCATTGCAAATGATTTTCTTCTGCCTTTTGCATGCTACAACACTTCACaaactagctacttgctatgggttCTCTTTGCACCATCAGACTTCTTTTGCTGTCTCTACTTTATATGCTACCAGGTATAACAATATAATATTGTTTCAGGGAATGTACTCCACGGCGCCTTCATGAAGATCTACTGGATTCAGTTTTGAGAACACCAAGACACAAAGTTTCACCAGCCATGAGCCTTTTGCAGGGGTACTATGGTCTCACACCACCTCCAAAGAGGGATTCAACACACGAAGGAACTGAGATGTCGATGTATGGGAAAGGCAAATCAGTTTCCTTGGTTGACGGGCCATGGTCTGCAGAGACACCAAATCCTAACAAGTTCCTGTTTGAGCATAGGAATGCCAGAAGCCCAACAATAGGTTCTGTTGTGAATGGCGAGTCCGAGGAGAATGGAGACAGCGAAAGGCCAGTAAGGCGGCACCAGAAAGCTGACGGGGAGTTGTTACTTAGGGAGGAAAATGGCAGCGCTTTATTGTCGAGGGCTGGGAAAGGGCTCGCGTTGAGGCCAAAGGCAGGCAGTCGAGCAGACATGAACAAGAGCCATCAGAACCTTATTGCTATGATGGAGCCTTCGTTCGACGACGGGCTTCAAACCGTGAAGAAATCGTCGAGCACGCCCGAGTTCCAAGAGCCAGAGAGCAACAACAGCAGCTCCTCCTCCATATGGTCAGCGAGCAAGTGGAGCCTAAAACCGGACGGTTTCACCCTCCCTCTTTTTGACAGCATTCCGAAGCCAATCTCTGCTTGGAAAAACAAGGCGGCCCGAGATTAGCAGTCTTGTCCATCTCTTGGCTGCCCACCTGATTCTTCCCCTGATCTCTGGCAACTGGCATGTATTGCCCACGAGGAGCTTGAGCTCAGGTCGGCGCCGGTCCTCCCAGCTACGGAAGTAGGGCAGGACCTTGATTGGTTCCTCCTGGGTAGCCATGACACAGAAGATGAGGGCACCCAGTCTTCCACGATGCAGAGACGATGCTGAGGTCAGTGTCCGATTTGCATGGTTTGTCATGCTGTATATTGGAGGTGCTGCACCTACACCGGGTAGAGGCGTTAccaattcttcacataaattaTAGATGACACAGAGCCTTGGGTATTCACGGGTATTCTTTTGTACACATTGGAGATAATGTAGGATCAATAGGCAGACTATATGTTGTATGTGTGGTTCCATACACTAATATAGAGAGATTGGTCTTGTTCAGCTTGCCTGAGTTGTGTGTTTCTGTTTTGGCTGCTCAATCATGATAAAATGCAGTCATTTTGGCACTGGTTTGAATTTCCTGTTTGCGACGCCAGGATTTTGATGAACTTGTCGGAAAATTAAACAGGCTCATGTGAAATTAGTGCGTTTTGATCTAGAATATTCCCATGTTCATTTTTTTTTCAGGAACATGCAAGTGACTGCATCAATTGGAAAAGGGTGTGTACATGACATGTTAAAGCTCAAAATGCATTTCTTCGAACTGAAAATAAGAAAGAGAAAGCAAAGGCTCCAGTCATACATCCGATTGGCATGATGCTGCGGAGCAAGACCCACTCGCAGGCGAAGAAGCACTTGCAATCACATGTGAGATTCCTGCAAAAAATAGTACATTAAGGTATAAAGCATCTATGTTCAAACTTCAAATTCAAAATGCATTTCtgcaaagagagaaaaaaaaagagagtaaagtttcagacattcatccgattggcATGATGGGCTGAAGAATTTGCTAGCACATGCTTTCTGACAAGGATGACCCCACCAGTCAGCCGCCCAGATGAATCCCCCGGAACCTCCAGCACAACAGCTTTGCCTCGTTCCTCCCCCAAAACATTCCTCCCCGCCAACGAACGCAGCGAGCGCAACCCACAACCACAGTACGTTCTTCCTCACGCACTTGGCCTTCTCCCCTCCGCCGATTTATATGCTCAGCTGGGCTACAGACATGCGCTTCCCCACCCCCACCTCGCCCACTCACCCGCACCCAACCCCATCCCGATGGCGGCCAACGACGACGACCccctccccccgccgccgccgctgccgccgcctcgccgcccccACAAGCAGCTCCACCCGAGGAGGTCGCCAGAGGACTCCCATTCCCTCCCTCCCCCCACATCCCTGAATCTCCATTTCGCTATTCCGCGCTGCGGGTTTCTGGCGCCTGCAGATGGAGAGCGCGCTGATGGGTTCCGTGTACCGGTGCAGGTACCAGGTGGAGGTGTTCGAGGCCGCGCTGCGGGGGAACACCATCGCCGTGCTCGACACCGGCTCCGGGAAGACCATGGTCGCCGTCATGCTCGCGCGAGAGCACGTGCGCCGCGTGCGGGCCGGGGAGGCGCCCCGCCGCATCGTCCTGTTCCTCGCCCCCACCGTGCACCTCGTACACCAGGTGCGCCCCCCTGGAAGCCACGGGGTTCCTGGACGGCATCATTTCGATGAAATTTTCCCTTCGCGCGTTCTGAGGTGGCTGTTTCTCTCTGTGTGTTTGCGCTCGCGCGCGCTGTAGCAATTCGAGGTGATTCGGGAGTACACGGACCTCGACGCCACCGAGTGCTACGGAGCGTCCGGGGTCGCCGAGTGGACCGCCGAGCAGTGGAAGGAGCAAGTCGGGAGCAAGGAggtaactgtttttttttttttaatcctGCGCCTGCGCCGTGCTTCAGACGATTAGTGTTCGGCCGGGATGTACCGTGCCCACCATCTGCTCGACAAATTAATGACTTCTTCACAACAAACGAACGCTGTTGTTTGTGGCTGGCAGCTGTTTTGAATCGTACTATGTAGAATGATGCCATAGTTTCTTTGCTCATTAGTGTGAGGGCTGTCGACTAGAGCTATTTTCTGAAGAACCATGCCTGTGAAAACGCTGGGTCAGGACTCAGGACACCTAGATAATATTCTCCTTTCAGTGGCTCTCTTGTTCAGTTTTGTGGATACCGTAGTTGTTCCTATGATTTTTACCTACCGTATTGTGCTTAGCATATGCATCCCGTTGCTATCTGGCAACATGATTTTTTACTGAACAATGCATCTCTTTTGTGTCGTTCCAGATTGCTGTTATGACGCCACAGATACTCTTGGATGCTCTCAGGCATGCTTTTGTAACAATGAGCGCAGTGAGCTTACTAATATTTGATGAATGCCATCGTGCCTGCGGAAACCACCCATATACAAGAGTAATGAAGGTAATAGGCCTGTCAAGATATTTTTCTTCTTTTGACAACATCGGTACATAAGTTTTGGCTTGATTTTCATGCAGCCTTTTGAGAGTTTGATTAGGAGAGCAGTAAGTATTTCTTAGTAGTCTGACATGTTGAATTTACTAATTCCTTGCATCTCTCTTGGGTTTGAAGGAATTTTACATTGGCTCTCAGTGGAGGCCAGCTGTATTTGGAATGACAGCATCTCCTGTTGCTACCAAAGGCAAGAATTCTACACATGACTGCTCCTTTCTTTCTACCCTCGCTGATTTATATTTCGTCAGTAGTTTCAGTGAATGAAGATTATTTGGTTCTTCAAATCAGCCTGTTGTATGACCCGTCATGTACCATGTGTGGTGCTCTTGTCTTCTGCATCACAACATCTTGCACTTCCACAAGTGTGATAATCACTCTTGTGCCAACAGTGCTCTACTTCCCTGCACAAATTGCAGTTAACAACCTGTGCATGATTGCTTTCTGTTTCGTACTGATGACTGGTAATACAACTTGTGCATTACATGTTcatttgtttgtttttattttgactTATTCTGCCTGCGACTCATCCTACTTGAAGGCACTTGCGACTTGGGACCAATTTGTGAAATCAAAATTATTTTCCTTCTTCAGGATGATTGAGTAGATGCAGCATTTTATAGCGCTGTTCCCATGCTCATTATCTTTTACATTACGACCTTTTATCTATTTCCGATAAAAAACGAGCGGAGGAGGGAACTTTTTTCTCAATAAAGATTCCATTCTTTTCAGGCACTTCCACAATACAAGATTGTGAAGCGCAcattgctcaacttgaacttacaTTGGATGCCAAGGTTATCTCACCGTCCAGTAATTCTTTCACTTTGAACTTTATTGAGCCTTTGGAAAACCCATTTCGCAGTGATAAATAATATCCATGTCTTACATGCCATTCCAGGTATACATTATACAAGATCGGAGTGAACTTGAGAGCTTTTCCCCTCCTGCAACAATTGTGAATAAATTCTATGATGCTTACTTGATTGATTTTGAAGATCTGAAATCAAAGCTACAGACATTGTATGCAGAGGTGATTTAACTTAACCATGTTTCGCCTCATTCATAAGAGATATCTATTATTTGGAGTAGCCACACCTAGAACACCTTGTCTTTTCCTCTTTGCATTATATTATTCTATGAATGTATATTTATTACTTTGCATTGTTGCACAGTTTGATGCTTTGTTGGTCAGTCTGGAAGAATCGTCGCCAAATAGATTTGAAGACACCAACAACATATTAGAGACATCAAGAAAGACTTTGTCCAGATACCATGGGAAGATATTTTACAGCCTAAATTATCTAGGCCCAATCATAACCGCCGAGGTATTGTAATATTTAATTGGTAGTTAATGTACATCTAGCTCCACCAAATTTTCTCGTAAGAGTCATACAGCGTCATTGTGCTATTTCTGATCTATTTATTTTAGTTGTAGTCACAAAGTTCCAGTTTTCTGCTGAAGTTATTCAAACTTTTTTGCCCATGTGTAGACTATTATTGGCAAATTCCTAGCTGACAGACTGTCAAACTATTCCACAAGTTCAGGAATTGCTGATAACATATCTGAATTAGCAATGATGGGCTAACTTATATGGAGTAAATGGACTGTTGAAAATTACCAGCATTTTAATGCACTTTGGTGTATGTTCGAGAATTGCCATTTGTTGGTTCaaaattattttatgttgaatatcGAACATAACAAGTCTGTTGAGGTAGTTGCTGAACTATCTGAGCAACAACTTTTTTTTCTTCGAGAAAATGCAGAAGCTTTGCATTTTTGTTCATTGATACAAAGAGTTCGATACAAGCCTAGAGAGGCAACACCTGGGTACAACGCAGCACTCT includes these proteins:
- the LOC124676057 gene encoding uncharacterized protein LOC124676057; this translates as MSRPHLPANPRANGFFDGAGRRLCEIEEAAAAVAAADQPWSGSPSQSTSPSSASSLPMSSCGQYMLHRVGKFDTLAGVAIKYGVEVADIKRLNSLSTDLQMFGHKTLRIPLPGRHPPSPFQHNGSYDGDDRECTPRRLHEDLLDSVLRTPRHKVSPAMSLLQGYYGLTPPPKRDSTHEGTEMSMYGKGKSVSLVDGPWSAETPNPNKFLFEHRNARSPTIGSVVNGESEENGDSERPVRRHQKADGELLLREENGSALLSRAGKGLALRPKAGSRADMNKSHQNLIAMMEPSFDDGLQTVKKSSSTPEFQEPESNNSSSSSIWSASKWSLKPDGFTLPLFDSIPKPISAWKNKAARD